From the genome of Thermomicrobiales bacterium:
CGATGCTTGTCTTTGGACTCATTCGCATGGCGCCGGGCGACCCGGCCGCTATGCAAATGGGGCGGGAAGCCGCCAAACCCGAGAACCTCCCCAAGCTCGAAGCGCTGCGTGAGGAGATGGGACTGACCAAACCAATCCCGGTGCAGTACCTGTACTGGATACAGGATCTCGCGCAAGGCGATTTCGGCAATTCGCTCAAGAACAAGCGGCCGACCATCGATCTCTTCATGCAGAAGTTGCCAGCCACGCTGGAACTCGTGATCGGCGCGACCATCTTCGCGTTGCTCCTGGCAGTGCCGCTCGGAGTCTTGGCGGCAATCAAACGCGGATCCCTGATCGACCGGGCGGCCATGGGCTTTGTCAGCGCTGGATTGGCTGTGCCGGGTT
Proteins encoded in this window:
- a CDS encoding ABC transporter permease encodes the protein MARFAASRILQAIPTMIIVSMLVFGLIRMAPGDPAAMQMGREAAKPENLPKLEALREEMGLTKPIPVQYLYWIQDLAQGDFGNSLKNKRPTIDLFMQKLPATLELVIGATIFALLLAVPLGVLAAIKRGSLIDRAAMGFVSAGLAVPG